In one window of Cynocephalus volans isolate mCynVol1 chromosome 6, mCynVol1.pri, whole genome shotgun sequence DNA:
- the LOC134380832 gene encoding olfactory receptor-like protein OLF3, which yields MGTDNYTWVREFILLGLSSDWDTQVSLFVLFLGMYLVTVLGNLLIALLIRLDSRLHTPMYFFLTNLSLVDVSYATSIVPQLLVHFLAEHKVISFVSCAAQLFFSLALGGIEFVLLAVMAYDRYVAVCDPLRYSVIMHGGLCARLAITSWVTGSINSLMLTAITFQLPMCTNKHINHISCELLAVVRLACVDTSSSEVAIMVSSIILLMTPFCLVLLSYIRIISTILKIQPTEGRKKAFHTCASHLAVVALCYGMAIFTYIQPHSSPSVLQEKLISVFYAIFTPMLNPMIYSLRNKEVKGAWQKLLGKFSGLTSKLAI from the coding sequence ATGGGAACAGATAACTATACGTGGGTGAGAGAATTTATTCTCCTTGGTCTATCTAGTGACTGGGACACTCAAGTCTCCCTCTTTGTTCTGTTCTTGGGCATGTACCTGGTGACAGTGTTGGGGAACCTTCTCATTGCTCTTCTGATCAGACTGGACAGTCGACTCCACACTCCCATGTACTTCTTTCTCACCAACCTCTCCCTTGTTGATGTCTCTTATGCCACAAGCATAGTCCCTCAGCTGCTGGTGCATTTTCTTGCAGAACACAAAGTAATCTCATTTGTGAGCTGTGCAGCCCAGTTATTTTTCTCACTGGCCTTAGGTGGGATTGAATTTGTTCTACTGGCGGTGATGGCTTATGACCGCTATGTGGCTGTGTGTGATCCCCTGCGGTATTCTGTCATCATGCACGGAGGGCTATGTGCCAGGTTGGCCATCACATCCTGGGTCACTGGCTCCATCAACTCTCTAATGCTGACAGCCATCACTTTTCAGCTTCCCATGTGCACTAACAAACATATTAATCACATATCCTGTGAACTCCTAGCTGTGGTCAGGCTGGCCTGTGTGGACACCTCCTCCAGTGAGGTTGCCATCATGGTCTCTAGCATCATCCTGCTGATGACACCCTTTTGCCTGGTTCTTCTGTCCTACATCCGGATCATCTCCACCATCCTAAAGATCCAGCCcacagagggaaggaagaaagcctTCCACACCTGTGCCTCTCACCTCGCAGTGGTTGCCCTGTGCTATGGCATGGCCATTTTCACTTACATCCAGCCTCACTCTAGTCCCTCTGTCCTTCAGGAGAAGTTGATCTCTGTCTTCTATGCTATTTTCACACCCATGCTGAACCCCATGATTTACAGTCTCAGGAATAAGGAGGTGAAGGGGGCCTGGCAGAAACTATTAGGGAAATTCTCCGGGTTAACATCAAAACTGGCAATTTAA